The Streptomyces cyaneogriseus subsp. noncyanogenus region CGTCCCGGCCCGTTCCCTGCTCGGCTGGGCCACCTCCGTCGGCGAGGCGGCGGGCGAGGACCGCAGGCGCGGCTCGGCGCAGGTGGTGATGGACGCCGGGGACGGGCTGATGATCGGCCCCATGGTGTGCTTCGAGAGCGCCTTCGCCGACATGAGCCGCCATCTCGCCGAGGGCGGCGCCGAGGTGCTGATCGCCCAGTCGTCGACCTCGACGTTCCAGCAGAGCTGGGCACCGCGGCAGCACGCCTCGCTGGCCGCGCTGCGGGCCGCCGAGACCGGCCGGCCCATGGTCCACGCGACGCTGACCGGGGTCTCGGCCGTGTACGACGCGAGCGGGGCGCGTGTCGGGCCGTGGCTCGGCACCGGCGCGTCCGCCGCGTACGTCCACGACGTCCCGCTGGCGCACGGCAGCACGCCCTACGTCCGCCTCGGCGACTGGCCGGTGCACGCGGCGCTGCTGATCCTCGCGGCCTGGGGCGCCGCCGAGGGCGTACGGGCGCTGCGGCTCAGGCGGCCCGCTCCTGGACCTCGCGTACCACCCGCTCGCACAGTTCATGGGTCTCCAGCGCGTCCCGGGCGCTGAGCACCTTGCCCGCGCGCACGGCGTCGAGGAAGGCGAGCACCGCCTGCTCGATGCCGCGCTGCCGGGCCACCGGCACCCAGTCCCCGCGCCGCCGCACGGTCGGCTGCCCCTTGTGGTCGATCACCTCGGCGAGGTTGACCACCTGCCGTTTGGCGTCCCGCCCGGAGACCTCCAGGATCTCCTCCGTCGAGCCGCTGAGCCGGTTCATCACGCCGAGCGCGGTGAAGCCGTCCCCGGCGAGCTGGAGCACGACGTGGTGGAGCAGCCCGTCGACGGCGCGGGCGCGGACGGTGACGTCGTCGATCGGGCCGGGCGCGAGGAAGCGCAGCGTGTCGACGACGTGGATGAAGTCGTCGAGGATCATCGTGCGCGGCCGCTCCGGCAGCCCGGTGCGGTTCTTCTGCAGCAGGATCAGCTCGCGCGGGTGCTCGGCGCACTGTGCGTAGCCGGGGGCGTGGCGGCGGTTGAAGCCGACGGCGAGGCTGACGCCCCGCTCCTCGGCGAGCGCGACCAGCCGCCGGGAGTCGGCGAGTTCGTAGGCGAGCGGCTTGTCGACGTACGTCGCCACGCCCGCCTCCAGCAGCCGGGTCACGATCTCGGGGTGGACGTCGGTGGGGGCGTGCACGAAGGCCGCGTCGAGGTCCTGGGCGAGCAGCGCGTCGAGGCCGGCGTGGCGCCGCTCCGGCGGGAGGTGCAGGCCGTCGGCGACCCGGGTCAGGGTCGCGGGGGTGCGGGTCTGCAGGTGCAGCTCGACGCCGGGCTGGAAGGCGAGTACCGGGAGGTATGCCTTCTGCGCGATGTCGCCGAGTCCGATGCAGCCGACCTTCACGGAGTTCTCCTCTGGTTGCCGACCTGGGTGTGCTGCGCAGCATACGGCGGCCGCCGGTCGGGCGATCCCGTGGGAAGCCGCGCGGGAACGGCGCGGGCCCGGCCTTCGGCCGCGGCTGAAAACCCCTGGCCGGCCGGGCGGCGGCGGGCGAGGATGCGGTCATGACCACGACCGAGCGCCGCACACCCGCCCCCGCCGCCGACGAACGCACCATGCTGGAGGGCTGGCTGGACTACCACCGGCACACGCTCGCCCACAAGTGCGAGGGCCTGACCGACGCGCAGCTCCGGACCGCCTCGGTGCCACCGTCCGAGCTGTCGCTGATGGGGCTGGTGCGGCACATGGCCGAGGTGGAGCGGCACTGGTTCCGCAGAGTGCTGGCGGGCGAGGACGCGGGCCCCCTCTACTACGGCGACGAGGACCCGGACGGCGAGTTCCACCCGACCGAGGCGGACACCTGGCAGGAGGCGTACACCGCCTGGCAGGGCGAGATCGCCGTCGCCCGGCGCACCGCGGCCGGCTTCGTCCTGGACGACGTGTCCCGGGGGAAGAGCCGGTTCACCGAGGAGCCCTACAGCCTGCGGTGGATCTACACGCACATGATCGAGGAGTACGCCCGCCACAACGGCCACGCCGATCTGGTCCGCGAGCGCCTCGACGGTGCCACCGGGGAGTGACGCCCCGTCCGGCCACCGGTGGCCGGACGTCCGCGCCGGAGAAGCGGGGCGGGACAGCCGTACAGGCGGCAGCGGTGCCGTCCCCGCAGGTCCGGGGCGCTCCCCCCGGGGCCGGGCATCACCCGTGCGGGGCATCCTGCGCCCGTCCGCCGCCCCCGACGCGCCGGAACCAGCAAAGTGGCGCGGGTGCATCGAACGACGACCACCGCGACGCTCCTGTTAACCGTGGCTGTCTCGGCCCTGACCGGCTGTGTGACGCTCCAGCGCCCGCCCGCCCCCGCGCCGTCCGCGACGCCGACCGCGCCGTCCGCACCCCGTCCGGACGGCGCGCCCGAACCACGGGTGGTGCAGGCGCCCGCCCGGGAGGCCCTGGAGATGATCGGTCCCTCCCGGCCGGCGGCACCGTCCCCGGCCGTATCGCGCCGCACGCCCGCCCCGGCCGCCGCGCCGCCGCGGCAACCCTCGGCCGTCCGGCCGGAGCCCCGTCCGCGACCGGCGCGCCCGGAACCCCGCGAACCCGCGCCGCCCGCCCCGCGGCGCCCGCGCGCCGCTTCGCCCGGCGCCGCGAACCCGGCCGGGCGCGGCGGGCCCGGGAACGCGGGCGTGTGCTCCCTGGGCAGGACGTACGGCGGGTGGCGGGCCGACAGCCCGGAAGCGGTGATCTGCAAGCGGACGTACGGCCGTTGAGGCCGGGGCCCGGCGGCGGGAGACCGGCCGCCGGGCCCCGGCCTCAACGGGGCGAGCGGCACCCCGGAGCCGGGCCGCCCGCGGTCAGAACCCTTCCTGGGGGCGCTGCCGCGGTGGTCCCCACGGACCGCCCTCCGGGGACGCTCCGCGCGACCCGTCCTCGTCCAGCCGCCGGGCCAGCCGTCCGATGGCCGTCCGTACGCCCTCGCCGTAGCCGTCGTCGCCCAGTGCCCCGGCCGCGCCCCGCGCCCGCCGCAGATGCGCGCGGGCGGCCTCGCGCCGGCCGAGCCGGGCGTAGTCGGCGGCCAGGTTCAGATGGAGGGCGGGGTACAGGGCGCGCGCGGCGAGCGCCCCCCGGTGTCCGGCCGGGCGGCCGCGCGCGAGTTCCTCCGCGGCCGACAACGCGCGCAGGTCCCAGGCGAGTTCGTCGGCGGGGTCGTCCTGGGTGTCGGCCAGGTAGTGGGCCAGGGTGCAGCGGTGGAACGGGTCGCCGTGCTCGCCGATCTCGGCCCAGAGGCCGAGGAAGCGCTGCCGGGCCTCCTCGCGGTCGCCCGCGTGGTGCAGCATGACGGCCTGCCCGATCCGCGTCAGCAGGGCGTCCGGCGCCGCCTGCTCCTGTCCCTCGGCCACCGTGTCCTCCGCACCGCTCGTCGGCTGTCTCCCGACGACGCTAGCGGCAGACACCGGCGATCCCGCTCAGGCGGCTCCGTACGGCCGCGGGGCGGGCCCGCCGGCGGACGGCCCCGCGGCCCGGCGCTCAGCCCAGGTTCGGGATGCGCCAGTCGATCGGCTCGTGCCCCTGCCGGGCGACGGCCTCGTTGATCTGCGTGAACGGACGGGAACCGAAGAACTTCTTCGCCGACAGCGGCGAGGGGTGCGCGCCCTTGACGACCGCGTGCCGCGACTCGTCGATCAGCGGCAGCTTCTTCTGCGCGTAGTTGCCCCACAGCACGAACACCGCCGGGTCGGGGCGGTTCACCACCGCCCGGATCACCGCGTCGGTGAACAGCTCCCAGCCCCGCCCCTTGTGCGAGTTGGCCTCGCCGGCCCGGACCGTGAGGACCGCGTTGAGCAGCAGCACGCCCTGCTCGGCCCACGGCATCAGGTAGCCGTTGTCCGGGATGGGCGTGCCCAGCTCCTCGTGCATCTCCTTGTAGATGTTGCGCAGGGACGGCGGGACCTTCACGCCCGGGCGGACCGAGAAGCACAGGCCGTGGCCCTGGCCCTCGCCGTGGTAGGGGTCCTGTCCGAGGACGAGGACCTTCACCCGGTCGTACGGCGTGGCCTCCAGGGCGGCGAAGACCTCCTCGCGCGGAGGGTAGACGGGACCCCGCGCGCGCTCCTCCTCGACGAACTCCGTCAGCTCCTTGAAGTAGGGCTCCTGCAGTTCGCCCCCCAGCACCTCGCGCCAGGACTCGGGCAGCATGGCGATGTCGGTCACGTCGGCTTCCTTACCGTGTGCGGTCGCTTCCAGGCCACAGAACCTACAGGCGGCCACTGACAGCCGGTCCCCCGGGCCGGATCCCGGACCCGGGCCCCGGCCGGCAGGTCCCGGGTCCCGTCCTACCAGCTCGTCTTGCGGTGCAGCTCCCACATCATCATCACCGTCGACGGGTCCAGTGCCCGCTCCGCGCCGGATATGTCCTCGCTGGCGGCCACGTACTGCTTGCCCTGCCACAGCGGCAGCAGCCGCACGTCGTCCACGAGTATCCGCTGGGCCTGCTCGAACTCCTCCACCACGGCGGCGCGGTCGCTCTCGCGGCGGGAGCGGGGCAGCAGCTCACGGGTGATCTCCGGGACCGGGTAGGGAGTCCCGAGCGCGTTCTGCTCGCCGACGAAGGGGGCGATGAAGTTCTCCGCGTCGGGGAAGTCGGGGAACCAGCCGCGCCCGAAGACCGGGTACTCGCCCTTGCGGTACCCCTCCACGTACGTCTTCCAGGGGCGGCTCTGGAGGGTGACCGTGAACAGGCCGGACGCCTCGAGCTGCCGCTCCAGCTCCTTGAACTGCGCGGCGGTCTGGGAGCCGTAGCGGTCGGTGGTGTACCAGAGGGTGAGCGGGACAGGCTCGGTGATGCCGGCCCGGGTGAGGATCGCGCGGGCCTTGGCGGCGCTGGGGTCGCCGTAGTCGTCGAAGAAGTCGGTGGTGTGGCCGGTCAGGCCGGCGGGGACCATGGAGTACAGCGGCTCGACCGTGTCCTGGTAGACCTTGTGCGCGATGGCCGCCCGGTCGACGACCTGGGCGACGGCCCGGCGCACGGCCTTGCGGCCCGCCCACGGGTCGTCGGGGTCGAAGACCAGATAGCTGATGTCGGTGCCGGCGCCCTCGAGGAGCTGGAGGTCCTCCTCCTTCGCGGCCCTGCCCTGGAGGGTGACGATGTCGTCCGGGGCCAGTCCGCGGTAGGTGACCTGGATCCGCTGCTCCCGCAGCGCCTTGACCATCGAGGGCGAGTCCGGGAAGTAGCGGATCGTCACGGCGTCGTTGCGGCGCTCGGCGAAGCCCTTGTAGCGGTCGTTGCGCACGAGTTCGGCCTGCCGGCCCTCCTCGTACGAGGCGAGCGTGTAGGGGCCGGAGCCGAGGATCTCGCCGTCCTCGCGGACCGCGTCGGCCGGATAGCTGCCGGGGTCCACGATCGACAGCGCGGGGGTGGCCAGGACGAAGGGGAACGTGGCGTCGGGCTTGTTCAGATGGAAGACGACCTCGCGCTCGCTCGGCGCCTGGACGCGGTCCAGGCTGCCCAGCAGACCGGCCGGGCCGCCGTCGACGTCGATGGCGCGGATCCGGTCGATCGAGTGCTTGACGGCCCGGGCGTCCAGCGCTCCCCCGTCGGAGAAGGTCAGGCCCGCGCGCAGCTCGCAGCGGTAGACCCGGTGGGCCTCGTCGGTGAAGGCGCACTGCTCGGCGGCGTCCGGCTGGGGGGTGGTCGCCCCGTTCGGGTAGCTCAGCAGCGTCTGGTAGACGTTGCGGAACAGCTCCCACGAGCTGTCCCAGGAAGCCGCGGGGTCCAGCGTGCTGGGGGCGCTGGTCGTGCCCACCAGGATCGGGCCCTCCTCGTCCGGGGTACCGGACGACAGCAGTCCGCACCCGGTGAGCAGGGACGACAGGGACGCGATGGCCGCCACCCGCCGCAGGCATCGGTTCCGCTTGAACACGCGCACGCTCCTCGATCCGCCGTACCAAGGGTCGGCAGACCATACCGCAGCGTCCCGGTGGCTGAACCCCCTGTGAACGGCATGTGGATCACGAGGGAGACGACGGCCTCGTCAGGGGCGGGTCGGGGCGAGCCGCGGCTCGGCGTGGGGCCGCGCGCCGAGCGGCCCCACGCCGGTGCGTCCCGTCAGGCCACGCCGGCGTTGAGGAAGATCCCGCCGTCGACGACCAGCGTCTGGCCGGTGATCCAGTCCGACTGCGCCGAGGTGAGGAAGGCGGCGGCCCCTCCGATGTCGGAGGGCACGCCGAGCCGGCCCAGCGGGTAGGCCGCGGCGGCCTCCGCCTCGCGGCCCTCGTACAGGGCGGCGGCGAACTTGGTCTTCACCACGGCCGGGGCGATGGCGTTGACCCGCACCTTGGGCGCGAACTCGTGCGCGAGCTGCACGGTCAGGTTGATCATCGCGGCCTTGCTGATTCCGTAGGCGCCGATGAAGGGCGAGGCCGACAGCCCCGCGACGGAGGCGATGTTGACGATCGCGCCGCCGTTGTCCTTCTGCCAGGCGTGCCAGGTGCGCTGGGCGAAGCCGAGCGCCGAGACCACGTTGGTCTCGAAGACCTTGCGGGCCACGTTCAGGTCGAGGTCGGCGATCGGCCCGAACACCGGGTTGGTGCCCGCGTTGTTGACCAGGTAGTCGACGCGGCCGAACGCCTCCATCGTGCGCTCGACGGCGGCGGCCTGGTGGGCCTCGTCGTGCGCCTTGCCCGCGACGCCGATGACCCGGTCGGCGCCGAGCCGGTCGACGGCCTCCTTCAGGGCGTCCTCGTTGCGGCCGGTGATGCACACCCGGTCGCCGCGCGCGACGAGCGCCTCGGCGACGCCGTAACCGATGCCGCGGCTGGCGCCCGTGACGAGCGCGACGTTGCCCGAGAGCTCGGGGAGTTCTGCGGAAGTCATGTCCCTGTCCCTAGTCGAGCGGTCCGCCGGCGACGTACAGCACCTGGCCGGAGACGAAACCGGCCGCCTCGCCCGTGAAGAAGGCGATGGCGTTGGCGATGTCGTCGGGCTCGCCGACGCGCTGCACCGGGATCTGGGTGGCGGCGGCGGCCTTGAACTCCTCGAAGCCCATGCCGACGCGGTCGGCGGTGGCCTTGGTCATCTCGGTGGCGATGAAGCCGGGGGCGACGGCGTTGGCGGTGACGCCGAACTTGCCGAGTTCCTTGGCGAGGGTCTTGGTGAAGCCCTGCAGACCGGCCTTGGCGGCCGAGTAGTTGACCTGGCCGCGGTTGCCGAGCGCGGAGGAGGAGGACAGGTTGACGATGCGGCCGAAGCCGGCGTCCACCATGTGCTTCTGGCACGCCTTGGACATCAGGAAGGCACCGCGCAGGTGCACGTTCATGACGGTGTCCCAGTCGGAGACGCTCATCTTGAACAGCAGGTTGTCGCGGAGCACTCCCGCGTTGTTGACGAGGATGGTCGGCGCGCCCAGCTCCTCGGTGATCCGGGCGACGGCCGCCTCGACCTGCGCCTCGTCGGAGACGTCACAGCCGACCGCGATCGCCTTGCCGCCCGCCGCGGTGATCTTCTCGACGGTGTCCTTGCAGGCGGCCTCGTCGAGGTCCAGTACGGCGACGGCACGGCCCTCGGCGGCCAGTCGTACGGCCGTGGCGGCGCCGATGCCGCGCGCGGCACCGGTGACGACGGCGACCCGCTGCTCAGTGGTGGACATTGCTGCTTCTCCTCGCCCTTGGGATGCGGCTCCTGCGGCCCGCCCTCTGGTGAGCGACCGC contains the following coding sequences:
- the ung gene encoding uracil-DNA glycosylase, producing MTDIAMLPESWREVLGGELQEPYFKELTEFVEEERARGPVYPPREEVFAALEATPYDRVKVLVLGQDPYHGEGQGHGLCFSVRPGVKVPPSLRNIYKEMHEELGTPIPDNGYLMPWAEQGVLLLNAVLTVRAGEANSHKGRGWELFTDAVIRAVVNRPDPAVFVLWGNYAQKKLPLIDESRHAVVKGAHPSPLSAKKFFGSRPFTQINEAVARQGHEPIDWRIPNLG
- a CDS encoding Gfo/Idh/MocA family protein, with the protein product MKVGCIGLGDIAQKAYLPVLAFQPGVELHLQTRTPATLTRVADGLHLPPERRHAGLDALLAQDLDAAFVHAPTDVHPEIVTRLLEAGVATYVDKPLAYELADSRRLVALAEERGVSLAVGFNRRHAPGYAQCAEHPRELILLQKNRTGLPERPRTMILDDFIHVVDTLRFLAPGPIDDVTVRARAVDGLLHHVVLQLAGDGFTALGVMNRLSGSTEEILEVSGRDAKRQVVNLAEVIDHKGQPTVRRRGDWVPVARQRGIEQAVLAFLDAVRAGKVLSARDALETHELCERVVREVQERAA
- a CDS encoding DinB family protein — encoded protein: MTTTERRTPAPAADERTMLEGWLDYHRHTLAHKCEGLTDAQLRTASVPPSELSLMGLVRHMAEVERHWFRRVLAGEDAGPLYYGDEDPDGEFHPTEADTWQEAYTAWQGEIAVARRTAAGFVLDDVSRGKSRFTEEPYSLRWIYTHMIEEYARHNGHADLVRERLDGATGE
- a CDS encoding ABC transporter substrate-binding protein — its product is MFKRNRCLRRVAAIASLSSLLTGCGLLSSGTPDEEGPILVGTTSAPSTLDPAASWDSSWELFRNVYQTLLSYPNGATTPQPDAAEQCAFTDEAHRVYRCELRAGLTFSDGGALDARAVKHSIDRIRAIDVDGGPAGLLGSLDRVQAPSEREVVFHLNKPDATFPFVLATPALSIVDPGSYPADAVREDGEILGSGPYTLASYEEGRQAELVRNDRYKGFAERRNDAVTIRYFPDSPSMVKALREQRIQVTYRGLAPDDIVTLQGRAAKEEDLQLLEGAGTDISYLVFDPDDPWAGRKAVRRAVAQVVDRAAIAHKVYQDTVEPLYSMVPAGLTGHTTDFFDDYGDPSAAKARAILTRAGITEPVPLTLWYTTDRYGSQTAAQFKELERQLEASGLFTVTLQSRPWKTYVEGYRKGEYPVFGRGWFPDFPDAENFIAPFVGEQNALGTPYPVPEITRELLPRSRRESDRAAVVEEFEQAQRILVDDVRLLPLWQGKQYVAASEDISGAERALDPSTVMMMWELHRKTSW
- the fabG gene encoding 3-oxoacyl-ACP reductase FabG, with product MSTTEQRVAVVTGAARGIGAATAVRLAAEGRAVAVLDLDEAACKDTVEKITAAGGKAIAVGCDVSDEAQVEAAVARITEELGAPTILVNNAGVLRDNLLFKMSVSDWDTVMNVHLRGAFLMSKACQKHMVDAGFGRIVNLSSSSALGNRGQVNYSAAKAGLQGFTKTLAKELGKFGVTANAVAPGFIATEMTKATADRVGMGFEEFKAAAATQIPVQRVGEPDDIANAIAFFTGEAAGFVSGQVLYVAGGPLD
- a CDS encoding SDR family oxidoreductase, translated to MTSAELPELSGNVALVTGASRGIGYGVAEALVARGDRVCITGRNEDALKEAVDRLGADRVIGVAGKAHDEAHQAAAVERTMEAFGRVDYLVNNAGTNPVFGPIADLDLNVARKVFETNVVSALGFAQRTWHAWQKDNGGAIVNIASVAGLSASPFIGAYGISKAAMINLTVQLAHEFAPKVRVNAIAPAVVKTKFAAALYEGREAEAAAAYPLGRLGVPSDIGGAAAFLTSAQSDWITGQTLVVDGGIFLNAGVA